From the Osmerus eperlanus chromosome 21, fOsmEpe2.1, whole genome shotgun sequence genome, one window contains:
- the pla2r1 gene encoding secretory phospholipase A2 receptor, with the protein MRIQRSRGIEFSALLGSILALFLVNHCACASEDEVLDKNQLSELYNKGLFILESSLLKRCVSAGDSNLTLESCDRPTRRMLWKWVSRHRLFNLGSSLCLGLNISDVTNPLGTFECDSPLRTLWWRCNGNTLYGASQLKLSVEGRLVAVKKNSYHKWRKLSTLGEGPCAYPYEEIHPLLGNAHGTPCALPFKYNNRWYSECTSEGREDHHLWCSTTSRYDEKWGFCPSPDSSCDTFWDASQELGACYQFNLYTILTWSQAHLSCLAQGASLLSITHLDELRYIQERLGGDLGVMVWIGLNHLREGEGWQWSDGSPLGLVNFTSGLSPTPLKENRQCGVYLSHGGRSPWHSLACESALPYICKKMPNNTRRAEPLSNWQYYRTECLEGWLAHNGFCYRIVEAGSWEESLAACDSDAAGLASLHSLSEVKLLLRLLANLSDAHSEVWIGLVKKVRSAEVEWSDGSPVTLTLWHPQQPVYHHGNGLLCAKADRKEGSWTLAPCDAWLPAVCRKPGLLPPHQSEDWDEGCPVGWRRWGHSCYTVTSHPQTFQDAVRGYYCKAPLLTLEDRFEQAFVNSLINELGANESTSYWTALQDQGNTGEYSWLGHNGSSLPLTYTNWNKHQPVSSGGCVAMSGAQALGHWEVKDCISQKALSVCKQSISNYQEVQLPVQHIDAYAPCPLGWESHSGLLHCYKVFHSEKILMKRSWVEADYFCQAVGAELASFHHYEDQQFVRQLLQDTLEGTEGRWFWVGLNKRDPQLAGAWEWSDRTPVVSSFIEDKSEEGDSHSCAVFSDLTNSLLPQPCDGQHEWICNVARGAELNKPYWYTEQDEPWVFYKGAEYLLAKKPFPWEAVSLACQMMGASLLSIHSREELRFVKERMGRLGSSDWWIGLSTDSVTEKLSWSDGSELDYHHWAEGSSHSAPVKQKRCTTMSYQSGRWTARECGGLHGYVCKRRTVSVVEIPREPHYIGGCPERWLYFGHKCLLLHLPSSPTEGKSWRDAQFICSSFQGSLVAIEDEIEQAYITMLLQGGAVGVWIGLRDEDTMKWANGRPVSYTNWSPVEPKNSPSSEEWLSGSLAADEPLCTVLSNNHNVHLTGKWYDDVCTETGYGFVCQKPQDPSSPPTHSYLHPLPERPEYRGRSYRVLQGNLSWYQALRVCLEDGSDLVSITDPFHQAFLTVLVNRLDASLWIGLYRQDDSLSYRWTDGSDTVFSHWDAADSGDTVEADCVYMDGSGGWRRADCDTPLSGGLCHVPPNKTEKPTASAGDACPSAWVEFEDGCYSFDTMLQEVTLEEARAICRNKANMSDVLTLETREEMRFIMSQIEELWSTFRFDRHQAMWLGMLYDTSAEAMVWLNGSPVEFTSWNVKAPSPEDFKVDACVSSRIVDGVWHVSTCSARLGFVCEAHPGIRTEVKVEPLNGFHHVIVLAAVLVAILIFSVLVGVVWFVYKRNAARFRRLPTLGNAYYRQDSSQTTDSDGNVLITELEAHSGE; encoded by the exons ATGAGAATACAGCGGTCTCGTGGCATCGAGTTTTCAGCATTGTTGGGTTCTATCTTGGCTTTGTTTTTGGTGAATCACTGTGCATGTGCTAGTGAAGATGAAGTTCTGGATAAAAATCAACTTTCTGAATTATACA acaAGGGCCTGTTCATTCTGGAGAGCTCCTTGCTAAAGCGCTGCGTCAGCGCCGGTGACTCCAACCTGACCCTCGAAAGCTGCGATCGGCCCACGCGCCGCATGCTCTGGAAGTGGGTTTCCCGCCACCGCCTCTTCAACCTGGGCAGCAGTCTGTGTCTGGGCCTGAACATCAGCGACGTTACCAACCCGCTAGGCACCTTCGAGTGCGACTCGCCTCTCCGTACCCTGTGGTGGCGCTGTAACGGCAACACGCTCTACGGGGCGTCCCAGCTGAAACTGTCTGTGGAGGGACGGTTGGTGGCTGTGAAGAAGAACTCGTACCACAAGTGGAGGAAGTTATCCACGCTCGGGGAGGGCCCGTGCGCCTACCCGTACGAAG AGATCCACCCTCTTCTGGGGAATGCCCACGGCACGCCCTGCGCTCTGCCCTTCAAGTACAACAACCGCTGGTACTCAGAGTGCACCTCCGAGGGCAGGGAGGACCATCACCTCTGGTGCTCCACCACCAGCCGCTACGACGAGAAGTGGGGCTTCTGCCCcagcccag ACTCCAGCTGTGACACGTTCTGGGACGCGAGCCAGGAGCTGGGGGCGTGCTACCAGTTCAACTTGTACACCATCCtcacctggagccaggcccactTGTCCTGCCTGGCCCAGGGAGCCAGCCTGCTCAGCATCACACACCTGGACGAGCTCAGATACATCCAGg AGCGTCTTGGTGGTGACCTGGGGGTGATGGTGTGGATCGGACTGAAccacctgagggagggagaggggtggcagTGGTCAGACGGCTCTCCTCTTGGCCTGGTCAACTTCACCTCAG GGCTGTCTCCCACCCCCCTGAAGGAGAACAGGCAGTGCGGGGTGTACCTCTCCCATGGGGGCCGCTCCCCGTGGCACAGCCTGGCGTGTGAGTCGGCTCTGCCCTACATCTGTAAGAAGATGCCTAACAACACCCGCCGGGCCGAACCGCTAA GTAACTGGCAGTACTATCGTACAGAGTGTTTGGAGGGTTGGCTGGCCCACAACGGTTTCTGCTACCGGATAGTGGAGGCAGGATCGTGGGAGGAGTCCTTGGCGGCATGTGACTCGGATGCAGCCGGGCTCGCCAGCCTCCACTCCCTGTCTGAGGTCAAGCTACTGCTGCGCCTGCTGGCAAACC tgtCCGACGCCCACTCGGAGGTGTGGATCGGTCTGGTGAAGAAGGTGCGGTCTGCGGAGGTGGAGTGGTCGGACGGCTCCCCCGTCACCCTCACCCTCTGGCACCCTCAACAGCCCGTCTATCACCATGGCAATGGCTTGCTCTGCGCCAAGGCTGACAGGAAG gaaggCAGCTGGACCTTGGCTCCCTGTGATGCATGGCTGCCTGCAGTGTGCAGGAAACCTGGTCTTCTGCCTCCCCATCAGTCAGAAGACTGGGATGAGGGCTGTCCTGTG GGCTGGAGGCGGTGGGGTCACTCCTGTTACACGGTGACCTCTCACCCTCAGACGTTCCAGGACGCTGTCCGGGGGTACTACTGCAAGGCCCCTCTGCTGACCCTGGAGGACAG GTTCGAGCAGGCGTTTGTCAACAGTTTGATCAACGAGCTGGGAGCCAATGAGAGCACTTCTTACTGGACGGCCCTCCAAGACCAGGGCAACACCGGGGAGTACAGTTGGCTGGGGCACAacggctcctccctccctctcacctacACCAACTGGAACAAGCACCAACCAG tcAGTTCAGGTGGTTGTGTTGCCATGTCGGGTGCCCAGGCCCTGGGTCACTGGGAGGTGAAAGACTGCATTTCCCAGAAGGCCTTGTCGGTGTGTAAGCAGAGCATCAGCAACTACCAGGAAGTGCAGCTGCCAGTGCAGCACATCGACGCGTACGCCCCCTGTCCCCTGGGGTGGGAATCACACTCTGGTCTGCTTCACTGTTACAAG gtgtTCCACAGTGAGAAGATCCTGATGAAGCGTTCCTGGGTGGAGGCTGACTACTTCTGCCAGGCGGTGGGTGCTGAGCTGGCCAGCTTCCACCACTACGAGGACCAGCAGTTTGTCCGGCAGCTGCTGCAGGACACGTTGGAAGG AACAGAGGGTCGCTGGTTCTGGGTGGGCCTGAACAAGAGAGATCCACAGCTGGCTGGAGCCTGGGAGTGGTCAGACCGGACGCCC gtggtgtCATCGTTCATTGAGGATAAGAGCGAGGAGGGTGACAGTCATAGTTGTGCTGTGTTCAGTGATCTGACCAATTCCCTGCTCCCTCAGCCCTGTGACGGCCAGCATGAGTGGATCTGCAACGTGGCACGAG GTGCTGAGCTGAACAAGCCCTACTGGTACAcagaac aGGATGAACCCTGGGTTTTCTACAAAGGAGCAGAATATTTGTTGGCCAAAAAGCCATTTCCCTGGGAGGCGGTGTCGCTGGCGTGTCAGATGATGGGTGCCAGCCTGCTGTCCATCCACTCCAGAGAGGAGCTGAGATTTGTTAAAGAGCGCATGGGGCGG TTGGGCAGCTCTGATTGGTGGATCGGCCTGTCTACAGACTCGGTGACAGAGAAGTTAAG ctggagTGATGGGTCAGAGCTGGACTATCATCACTGGGCTGAAGGCAGCTCCCATTCTGCTCCTGTCAAACAGAAACGCTGTACTACCATGTCTTACCAGTCag GGAGGTGGACGGCGAGGGAGTGCGGCGGTCTCCATGGTTACGTGTGTAAGCGTCGGACGGTGTCGGTGGTGGAGATCCCCAGAGAGCCTCACTACATCGGAGGCTGTCCCGAGAGGTGGCTGTACTTCGGACACaag tgtctcCTGCTGCACCTCCCCAGCAGCCCGACTGAGGGGAAGAGCTGGCGGGACGCCCAGTTCATCTGCTCCTCCTTCCAGGGCTCGCTGGTGGCCATCGAGGACGAGATAGAGCAAG CCTACATCACCATGCTCCTTCAGGGTGGAGCTGTGGGCGTGTGGATTGGCCTACGAGATGAGGACACCATGAAATGGGCCAATGGCAGACCTGTGAGCTACACAAACTGGTCTCCGGTGGAACCGAAGAACTCTCCCTCT tcggaGGAGTGGCTGAGCGGGTCTCTAGCAGCAGATGAGCCGCTCTGCACGGTGCTCTCCAACAACCACAACGTCCACCTGACAGGGAAGTGGTACGATGACGTCTGCACTGAGACTGGCTACGGCTTCGTGTGTCAGAAGCCCCAAG acccgtccagcccccccacccactcctacctccaccccctgcctgAGCGTCCGGAGTACCGGGGGCGGAGCTACCGAGTGCTGCAGGGGAACCTGAGCTGGTACCAGGCTCTGCGCGTGTGTCTGGAGGACGGCTCTGACCTGGTCAGCATCACTGACCCCTTCCACCAGGCCTTCCTCACTGTGCTGGTCAACAGGCTGGACGCATCGCTCTGGATCGGCCTCTACAGGCAGGAC GATTCCCTCAGCTACCGCTGGACGGACGGGAGCGACACGGTGTTCAGCCACTGGGACGCAGCTGACAGTGGGGacactgtggaggcagactgcgTGTACATGGACGGCAGCGGGGGCTGGAGAAGAGCAGACTGTGACACGCCGCTGTCCGGAGGCCTGTGTCACGTCCCCCCTAACA agACAGAGAAGCCCACTGCATCAGCAGGGGACGCTTGTCCGTCAGCATGGGTGGAGTTTGAAGATGGCTGCTACAGCTTTGACACCATGCTCCAGGAAGTCACTCTGGAGGAGGCCAGAGCCATCTGCAGAAACAAAG CGAATATGTCCGATGTTCTGACCTTGGAGACTCGTGAGGAGATGCGCTTCATCATGAGCCAGATAGAGGAGCTGTGGTCCACCTTCAGGTTCGACCGCCACCAGGCCATGTGGCTGGGCATGCTGTATGACACCAGCG CGGAAGCCATGGTGTGGTTGAACGGTTCTCCTGTGGAGTTCACCAGCTGGAACGTCAAGGCTCCGTCTCCTGAAGACTTCAAGGTGGACGCCTGCGTGTCCAGCAGGATAGTGGACGGAGTGTGGCACGTGTCCACCTGCTCCGCACGGCTCGGCTTCGTCTGTGAAGCACACCCTG GCATCAGGACTGAGGTGAAAGTTGAACCATTAAATG GGTTTCATCATGTGATTGTTCTAGCTGCAGTCCTGGTGGCCATTTTGATTTTCTCTGTGCTGGTGGGAGTGGTCTGGTTTGTTTACAAGAGGAACGCGGCGCGCTTCCGGAGACTTCCGACGCTCGGCAACGCGTACTACAGACAGGACAGCTCCCAGACAACAGACTCAGATGGAAACGTTCTCATTACTGAGCTGGAGGCTCACTCTGGAGAgtag